Proteins co-encoded in one Halococcoides cellulosivorans genomic window:
- a CDS encoding glutamate synthase subunit beta — MAERHPGGYRVHGRVPIGKRDPEERTGDYDEVWAPEWDEAHLKEQGERCMDCGTPTCMGGCPIGNIIPDWNDLVHRDDWKRALERLHATNNFPEFTGYNCPAPCENSCTLAKNDDPVTIKSIERAIVDRGWEEGWIEPEPPDARTDHEVAVVGSGPAGLSAAQQLNRAGHHVTVFERDDEIGGLMRYGIPDAKFAKGRIDRRVEQLRAEGISFEPSTEIGTDLPATDLDEQFDASCIAVGAQDPFDLDLQGRELEGVHVAMDYLTRANRAVADKPVDDPIDADGKSVVVLGGGDTGADCCATAHRQGAEQVVQIELLPRPADERPPDNPWPEQPQTYRKTYAVEEGAAQEFSVDTKAFEDTNGDGRVDQLRADRVEWETDASGDHEKLVIEPDLTIAADLVIIAVGFSGPQTGPFDALDLETSGQGTFVVDDDMMTSVDGVFAAGDAVSGPSLIVWAIGSGRDAARQIDQYLTGDSDLPASLETPNDPLVSR, encoded by the coding sequence ATGGCCGAACGCCACCCCGGTGGCTACCGCGTCCACGGTCGCGTGCCGATCGGCAAGCGCGACCCCGAGGAGCGCACCGGCGATTACGACGAGGTCTGGGCCCCCGAGTGGGACGAAGCCCACCTCAAAGAGCAGGGCGAGCGGTGTATGGACTGTGGGACGCCGACCTGCATGGGCGGCTGTCCGATCGGGAACATCATCCCCGACTGGAACGATCTCGTGCATCGTGACGACTGGAAGCGCGCCTTAGAGCGCCTCCATGCGACCAACAACTTCCCGGAGTTCACGGGGTACAACTGCCCCGCGCCGTGTGAGAACTCCTGTACGCTCGCGAAAAACGACGACCCCGTCACGATCAAGTCGATCGAGCGGGCGATCGTCGATCGGGGCTGGGAAGAGGGCTGGATCGAACCCGAGCCCCCCGACGCGCGCACCGACCACGAGGTCGCCGTCGTCGGATCGGGGCCCGCCGGCCTCTCGGCCGCCCAGCAACTCAACCGGGCGGGCCACCACGTGACGGTCTTCGAGCGCGACGACGAGATCGGCGGCCTGATGCGATACGGCATTCCCGACGCGAAGTTCGCGAAAGGGCGCATCGACCGTCGGGTCGAGCAGTTGCGCGCGGAGGGCATCAGCTTCGAGCCCTCGACGGAGATCGGGACGGACCTCCCGGCGACTGACCTCGACGAACAGTTCGACGCCTCGTGTATCGCCGTCGGCGCCCAGGACCCGTTCGATCTCGACCTCCAGGGCCGTGAGTTGGAGGGCGTCCACGTCGCGATGGACTACCTGACGCGGGCGAACCGCGCGGTCGCGGACAAGCCCGTCGACGACCCGATCGACGCCGACGGGAAGAGCGTCGTCGTGCTCGGCGGCGGCGACACCGGCGCGGACTGCTGTGCGACCGCCCACCGACAGGGTGCCGAGCAGGTCGTCCAGATCGAACTGTTGCCGCGCCCGGCCGACGAGCGGCCCCCGGACAACCCCTGGCCCGAACAGCCCCAGACCTACCGCAAGACCTACGCCGTCGAGGAGGGGGCCGCCCAGGAGTTCAGCGTCGACACGAAGGCCTTCGAAGACACGAACGGCGACGGTCGCGTCGACCAGTTGCGGGCCGACCGCGTCGAGTGGGAGACCGACGCGTCGGGCGATCACGAGAAACTCGTCATCGAACCCGACCTGACGATCGCCGCCGACCTCGTCATCATCGCCGTCGGCTTTTCGGGGCCCCAGACCGGGCCGTTCGATGCGCTCGACCTCGAAACGTCGGGCCAGGGCACGTTCGTCGTCGACGACGACATGATGACCTCCGTCGACGGCGTTTTCGCCGCGGGTGACGCCGTCTCGGGCCCGTCACTGATCGTCTGGGCGATCGGCAGCGGCCGGGACGCCGCTCGTCAGATCGATCAGTATCTCACCGGCGACAGCGACCTGCCGGCGAGTTTAGAGACGCCGAACGATCCGCTGGTCTCCCGCTGA
- a CDS encoding FAD-binding protein, with translation MYEHEVVVVGAGGAGLRAAIAAHEAGADVAIVTKLHPVRSHTGAAEGGINAALRDDDSWDDHAYDTMKGADYLADAPAVDTFAKDAPREVIQLEHWGMPFSRDEDGRVSQRPFGGLSFPRTTYAGAETGHHLLHTMYEQALKRGIEVYDEWFVTRLAVTDESDPSERTCEGVVGYELSTGEISGFRATEGVVLATGGLGQVYEHTTNAVANTGDGAAMAYRAGVPLEDMEMIQFHPTTLPSTGVLITEGVRGEGGILYNSEGERFMFEHGYALNDGELASRDVVSRAELTEINAGRGIEDEYVHLDMRHLGEERVRDRLENMIHLAEDFEGVDALEDPMPVKPGQHYAMGGVETDENGATCIEGLYAAGECACVSLHGANRLGGNALPELLVFGARAGQSAAGDPPEAAKIPTGPAARSADSALDATIGPASIDREPATDGGRADPAGSLDRAVAAERERVTDLIERDGIDHATVRQSVQTTMTDNVNVFREASALEDALDDLRVARERYEDVAVSDPSGTFNTDLIHTLETQNIIDLAEAITVGALAREEFRGAHWRKEFQERDDANWLRHTMLAYRDGDPEIYYSPANLEGHEGTYEPSTRSY, from the coding sequence ATGTACGAGCACGAGGTGGTCGTCGTCGGGGCCGGCGGGGCAGGCCTGCGCGCGGCCATCGCGGCCCACGAGGCCGGCGCGGACGTGGCGATCGTCACCAAACTCCACCCGGTGCGGAGTCATACGGGGGCGGCGGAAGGCGGGATCAACGCCGCGCTGCGCGACGACGACTCCTGGGACGACCACGCCTACGACACGATGAAAGGCGCGGACTATCTCGCGGACGCGCCCGCGGTCGACACGTTCGCGAAAGACGCGCCCAGGGAGGTCATCCAACTCGAACACTGGGGGATGCCCTTCTCCCGGGACGAGGACGGCCGGGTCTCCCAGCGGCCCTTTGGCGGCCTCTCCTTCCCGCGGACGACGTACGCGGGCGCGGAGACGGGCCATCACCTGCTGCATACGATGTACGAGCAGGCACTCAAACGCGGGATCGAGGTGTACGACGAGTGGTTCGTCACCCGCCTGGCGGTCACCGACGAAAGCGATCCGAGTGAGCGGACCTGTGAGGGTGTCGTGGGCTACGAACTGAGCACTGGCGAGATCTCGGGGTTCCGCGCGACCGAGGGTGTCGTGCTCGCGACCGGTGGGCTCGGACAGGTCTACGAGCACACCACGAACGCCGTCGCGAACACCGGCGACGGCGCGGCGATGGCCTACCGGGCGGGCGTCCCGCTCGAAGACATGGAGATGATCCAGTTCCACCCGACGACACTCCCCTCGACGGGCGTGTTGATCACCGAAGGGGTGCGCGGCGAGGGCGGCATCCTGTACAATTCGGAGGGCGAGCGGTTCATGTTCGAACACGGTTACGCGCTCAACGACGGCGAACTCGCCTCCCGGGACGTGGTCTCGCGGGCGGAACTCACCGAGATCAACGCGGGCCGGGGCATCGAGGACGAGTACGTCCATCTCGACATGCGCCACCTCGGTGAGGAGCGCGTGCGTGATCGCCTGGAGAACATGATCCACCTCGCAGAGGACTTCGAGGGCGTCGACGCGCTCGAAGATCCGATGCCGGTCAAGCCCGGCCAGCACTACGCGATGGGCGGGGTCGAGACCGACGAGAACGGCGCGACCTGTATCGAGGGGCTGTACGCCGCCGGCGAGTGTGCGTGTGTCTCCTTGCACGGTGCGAACCGCCTCGGCGGGAACGCGTTGCCCGAACTGCTGGTCTTCGGCGCGCGAGCGGGCCAGTCGGCGGCGGGCGACCCGCCCGAGGCGGCCAAGATCCCGACCGGACCGGCCGCGCGGTCGGCCGACAGCGCTCTCGACGCCACCATCGGGCCGGCGTCGATCGATCGCGAGCCCGCGACCGACGGCGGGCGGGCCGACCCCGCCGGATCACTCGATCGGGCGGTCGCGGCCGAACGCGAACGCGTGACCGACCTCATCGAGCGCGACGGCATCGATCACGCGACGGTCCGTCAGTCCGTCCAGACGACGATGACCGACAACGTCAACGTGTTCAGGGAGGCGTCCGCCCTCGAAGACGCACTCGACGACCTCCGCGTCGCTCGCGAGCGCTACGAGGATGTCGCGGTCTCCGACCCGTCGGGGACGTTCAACACCGATCTGATCCACACGCTCGAAACCCAGAACATCATCGACCTCGCGGAGGCGATCACCGTCGGCGCGCTCGCCCGCGAGGAGTTCCGTGGCGCGCACTGGCGCAAAGAGTTCCAGGAGCGCGACGACGCGAACTGGCTGCGCCACACCATGCTCGCCTATCGCGACGGCGATCCCGAGATCTACTACTCGCCGGCGAACCTGGAGGGCCACGAGGGGACCTACGAGCCCTCGACGCGGAGTTACTGA
- a CDS encoding twin-arginine translocation signal domain-containing protein yields MVHRDRTYEGTRRQFLKTVGVGAAAGLIGTASSASAAEGSFVRRDGADLLVDGSEVSLHGANNFWITDSFRGTPDRVDSLFAMFEEMNIDMVRTFAACEGGAEDGACYIPEPYTHDPAALEMLDYVIDSAKRHGIRLNLVLADNWDHNGGIAQYVDWVDGAEVHGDFFDNEDVKDLYKWHVEDLLTRTNSVTGVEYREEPAIMSWELCNEPRIEGDAFGEGNDPGGEQRAQILEDWLGEMAAFVKELDPNHLVSSGTEGFYTREDRTGWYYSDWTGQDFERHHAVDGIDLASFHMYPYHWNIPKDYCSTWIREHVHTAHEVLDKPVYMGEFNVNVSGRSGAQCDSPPAQVDERNDYLDEWYRVADAYDVDAATIWQIVVPDMHDHDGFQVYRCESGDQLGAYADATDRKSPGFGRSGADTLHAPTALDAVTTGDSIDLHWSTVPAASEYRVTIGAETTAVDDPSVERGGLQGGSEYDVSVAPVGSDGTAGDAITATVRTEGPRTVDAPAWEYGTAFEGGDRATHDGILWEANWYTDDATPRFENGYAWSMVRELTVPQVSSRPWSVDPVPTTPETTTPEPTPDSPTWPAGATDPDGDGLYEDLSGDGTVNFPDVNRLFQNTDASDAQENVEFYDFAGDGTLDMQDVLALFEMV; encoded by the coding sequence ATGGTCCATCGAGACCGAACGTACGAGGGGACGCGCCGACAGTTTCTGAAGACTGTGGGCGTGGGGGCCGCCGCCGGCCTGATCGGGACGGCGAGCAGCGCCAGTGCTGCGGAGGGGTCGTTCGTCCGTCGGGACGGGGCGGACCTGCTCGTCGACGGGTCGGAAGTGTCGCTGCACGGCGCGAACAACTTCTGGATCACCGACTCGTTCCGGGGGACGCCCGACCGGGTGGACTCGCTGTTCGCGATGTTCGAGGAGATGAACATCGACATGGTCCGGACGTTCGCGGCCTGTGAGGGCGGCGCCGAGGACGGGGCGTGTTACATTCCCGAGCCCTACACTCACGACCCCGCCGCCCTGGAGATGCTCGATTACGTCATCGACAGCGCGAAGCGCCACGGCATCCGGCTGAATCTCGTCCTCGCGGACAACTGGGATCACAACGGCGGCATCGCTCAGTACGTCGACTGGGTCGACGGCGCGGAGGTCCACGGCGACTTCTTCGACAACGAGGACGTCAAAGACCTCTACAAGTGGCACGTCGAGGACCTGCTCACCCGGACGAACTCCGTGACGGGCGTCGAGTACCGCGAGGAGCCAGCGATCATGTCCTGGGAGCTGTGTAACGAGCCACGCATCGAGGGCGACGCCTTCGGTGAGGGGAATGATCCGGGTGGCGAACAGCGCGCCCAGATCCTCGAAGACTGGCTCGGAGAGATGGCGGCGTTCGTCAAGGAGCTCGATCCGAATCACCTCGTCTCGTCGGGGACCGAGGGCTTTTACACGCGGGAGGATCGCACCGGGTGGTACTACAGCGACTGGACGGGCCAGGACTTCGAGCGCCATCATGCCGTCGACGGCATCGACCTGGCCAGCTTCCACATGTACCCGTATCACTGGAACATTCCCAAAGACTACTGCAGCACGTGGATCCGCGAACACGTCCACACCGCTCACGAGGTGCTCGACAAGCCGGTGTACATGGGTGAGTTCAACGTCAACGTCTCCGGTCGGTCCGGGGCGCAGTGTGACTCGCCGCCCGCCCAGGTCGACGAGCGCAACGACTATCTCGACGAGTGGTACCGTGTCGCGGACGCCTACGACGTCGACGCGGCGACGATCTGGCAGATCGTCGTGCCCGACATGCACGACCACGACGGCTTCCAGGTCTACCGGTGCGAATCGGGCGACCAACTCGGAGCGTACGCCGACGCGACCGATCGCAAGAGCCCGGGGTTCGGCCGATCGGGGGCGGACACGCTGCACGCACCGACCGCGCTCGACGCCGTGACGACCGGCGACTCGATCGACCTCCACTGGAGTACGGTGCCCGCCGCCAGTGAGTACCGCGTGACCATCGGTGCGGAGACGACGGCGGTCGACGATCCGAGTGTGGAGCGCGGAGGCCTCCAGGGTGGCTCCGAGTACGACGTCTCAGTCGCCCCCGTCGGATCCGACGGGACAGCCGGTGACGCGATCACTGCGACGGTTCGGACCGAGGGGCCCCGAACGGTCGACGCGCCCGCCTGGGAGTACGGGACGGCGTTCGAGGGCGGCGATCGAGCCACGCACGACGGGATCCTCTGGGAGGCCAACTGGTACACCGACGATGCGACACCGCGCTTCGAGAACGGCTACGCCTGGTCGATGGTCCGCGAACTGACCGTCCCGCAGGTGTCCTCTCGGCCCTGGAGTGTGGATCCCGTGCCGACGACACCGGAGACGACGACGCCTGAGCCGACGCCCGACAGCCCGACCTGGCCCGCGGGGGCGACCGATCCGGACGGCGACGGCCTGTACGAGGACCTCTCGGGTGACGGCACGGTCAACTTCCCGGACGTGAATCGGCTGTTCCAGAACACGGACGCCTCGGACGCCCAGGAGAACGTCGAATTCTACGACTTCGCGGGCGACGGCACGCTCGACATGCAAGACGTCCTCGCGCTGTTCGAGATGGTCTGA
- the gltB gene encoding glutamate synthase large subunit, with the protein MHDSESHPNPTGGLPQKSNCGVGALVDLEGGPSHDTITDALELLENLDHRGARGADPNTGDGAGILIQTPHAFFDAVFDDLPDPDAYGVGQFFFPRDADHAPIEEIVEKTAAADGYEVLEWRDVPTENDDLGPAARETEPAVRQAVVVPTTERDPADIDADLYVLRERIESAVATDDPVGADRFYICSLDRRTIVYKGLLTNAQVRSYYPDLRDERVESELALVHSRFSTNTLGAWHLAHPYRNVIHNGEINTLRGNRNWMAAREADLASDRIDIDAVTPVAPDGTSDTASIDATLELLVEGGRSIPHALRMLIPEAWEGADHMDERRQSFYQYHSTINEPWDGPALVVYTDGTDVGAILDRNGLRPARYVETSDGRVVMASERGVLDLGADEIDRTDRLEPGELFFVDGEAGRLVPDDEVFDRLADAKYAEWLADNERGLADLDGAPIDGPFTEDLPASQQAFGYTLDHVERLLEPMASDGKDPIGAMGNDTPLSVLSNRNKTLFSYFKQLFAQVSNPPIDYIREDTVTALDQHLGRQRNLLDESPEHCRQLRLDSPVLTREEGARIEHADEFGATTIDTTFDPEQSLEDAVEDVRAAAVDAIESGAEVLYLTDRAAGPDRLAIPSLLAVAGVHHHLVREGLRTHAGIVVESGQPVAVHHFATLVGYGAEAIVPTLAYESIEDLVRDGIVEHEERAALDRYRGAIEDGLQKVMAKMGISTLESYVGAQIFEAVGLDSAFVAEYFEGTTARTEGITIDDLESDLRERHEEAYDTEIPGNLDLDQGGEFYWRRDGEFHQWNPNTIGALQRATNHDDPEAYDEFARRINDQNEQLQTLRGLLEFQTDERESIPIEEVQPVEEITQRFFSSSMSFGSISPEAHETLAEGMNRVGGFASTGEGGEPTERFGTERECADKQVASGRFGVTANYLANAEHIEIKMAQGSKPGEGGHLPGEKVNDLIAETRSTTPGVPLISPPPHHDIYSIEDLAQLIHDLKCSNSEADVHVKLVSEAGVGIIAAGVAKANADAVLISGHSGGTGASPKTSIKNAGLPWELGIAEANSVLLDNDLRSRIRVRVDGGMKTGRDVAIAAALGAEEYGFGTAPLITCGCVMLRKCHCNTCSVGVATQDPELRDKFPGDPAFVARYMRFIAQEVREILADLGVESVDELIGRTDLLAQKAVDHDRADGMDLSGLLDRPDSEDDPYKTREQNHSLDEKFDHTLIEQARPAIEDGESVRIHERIGNEDRTVGTMLSHAVAAAHGEEGLPEDAIHLDLTGTGGQSLGAFLAAGITLDLTGDANDYAGKGLSGGRLVVRTPDDANYEAHQNVVTGNVALYGATDGEAYFNGVAGERFAVRNSGVKTVVEGVGDHGCEYMTGGIAVVLGETGKNFGAGMSGGEAYVYDESGDFEERVNTEMVHTEPLDDRDRRMVKRLIENHVQYTKSDRGQEILDQWDDLAHRFVKVMPDAYASVIQDRLAEGEDIRIDPPVPSPGITPTTDQPTGGDD; encoded by the coding sequence ATGCACGACAGCGAGTCGCATCCGAACCCGACTGGGGGGTTACCCCAGAAATCGAACTGTGGCGTGGGGGCGCTGGTCGACCTGGAGGGCGGCCCCTCCCACGACACCATCACGGACGCCCTGGAGTTGCTCGAAAACCTCGACCACCGCGGTGCGCGCGGCGCGGACCCGAACACCGGCGACGGGGCGGGCATTCTCATCCAGACACCGCACGCGTTTTTCGACGCCGTCTTCGACGATCTCCCGGACCCAGACGCCTACGGCGTCGGTCAGTTCTTCTTCCCGCGTGACGCCGATCACGCACCCATCGAGGAAATCGTCGAGAAGACGGCCGCGGCGGACGGCTACGAGGTGCTGGAATGGCGCGATGTCCCCACCGAAAACGACGACCTGGGGCCGGCGGCCCGTGAAACCGAGCCTGCGGTCCGCCAGGCCGTCGTCGTGCCGACCACAGAGCGCGACCCCGCGGACATCGACGCGGATCTCTACGTCCTCCGGGAGCGCATCGAGAGTGCGGTCGCCACCGACGACCCGGTGGGCGCCGACCGATTTTATATCTGCTCGCTCGATCGCCGGACGATCGTCTACAAGGGGTTGTTGACCAACGCCCAGGTCCGCTCCTATTACCCCGATCTGCGCGACGAGCGCGTCGAATCCGAACTCGCACTCGTCCACTCGCGGTTCTCGACGAACACGCTCGGCGCGTGGCATCTCGCTCACCCGTACCGCAACGTCATCCACAACGGCGAGATCAACACGCTGCGCGGGAATCGCAACTGGATGGCCGCCCGTGAGGCCGATCTGGCGAGCGACCGGATCGATATCGACGCGGTCACGCCCGTCGCGCCCGACGGGACGAGCGACACCGCCTCGATCGACGCGACGCTCGAACTGCTCGTCGAGGGCGGGCGCTCGATCCCCCACGCGTTGCGCATGCTCATCCCCGAGGCCTGGGAGGGCGCCGATCACATGGACGAGCGCCGGCAGTCCTTTTACCAGTATCACTCGACGATCAACGAGCCCTGGGACGGCCCCGCACTGGTGGTCTACACCGACGGCACCGACGTGGGCGCGATCCTCGACCGGAACGGCCTCCGGCCCGCCCGCTACGTCGAGACCTCGGACGGCCGCGTGGTGATGGCCAGCGAGCGCGGCGTCCTCGATCTGGGGGCCGACGAGATCGACCGGACCGACCGCCTCGAACCGGGCGAACTGTTTTTCGTCGACGGTGAGGCGGGCCGACTGGTCCCCGACGACGAGGTGTTCGACCGTCTCGCCGACGCGAAATACGCCGAGTGGCTCGCAGACAACGAACGTGGTCTCGCGGATCTGGACGGCGCTCCGATCGATGGGCCGTTCACCGAGGACCTCCCCGCGAGTCAGCAGGCCTTCGGCTACACGCTCGATCACGTCGAGCGCCTGCTCGAACCGATGGCCAGCGACGGCAAAGACCCGATCGGCGCGATGGGCAACGACACGCCGCTCTCGGTGCTCTCGAACCGCAACAAGACGCTGTTTTCGTATTTCAAACAACTGTTCGCACAGGTGTCGAACCCGCCGATCGACTACATCCGCGAGGACACCGTCACCGCGCTCGATCAGCATCTCGGTCGCCAGCGCAACCTGCTCGACGAGTCGCCCGAACACTGCCGGCAGTTGCGTCTCGACAGCCCCGTGTTGACCCGCGAGGAGGGCGCACGGATCGAGCACGCCGACGAATTCGGCGCGACGACGATCGACACGACCTTCGACCCCGAGCAGTCCCTGGAGGACGCCGTCGAGGACGTTCGGGCGGCGGCCGTCGACGCCATCGAGTCCGGCGCGGAGGTGCTCTATCTCACCGATCGGGCAGCGGGCCCCGACCGCCTGGCCATCCCGAGTCTGCTCGCCGTCGCCGGCGTCCACCACCACCTCGTCCGCGAGGGCCTGCGCACCCACGCGGGGATCGTCGTCGAGAGCGGCCAGCCCGTCGCCGTCCATCACTTCGCGACGCTGGTCGGCTACGGCGCGGAAGCGATCGTGCCGACGCTGGCCTACGAGTCCATCGAGGACCTCGTCCGTGACGGTATCGTCGAGCACGAAGAACGCGCGGCACTCGACCGGTATCGCGGCGCGATCGAGGACGGCCTCCAGAAGGTGATGGCGAAGATGGGCATCTCGACGCTGGAGAGCTACGTCGGCGCACAGATCTTCGAGGCCGTCGGCCTCGACAGCGCGTTCGTCGCGGAGTACTTCGAGGGGACGACCGCCCGGACCGAGGGGATCACGATCGACGACCTGGAGAGCGATCTGCGCGAGCGCCACGAGGAGGCCTACGACACCGAGATTCCCGGCAACCTCGACCTCGACCAGGGCGGAGAGTTCTACTGGCGACGCGACGGCGAGTTCCACCAGTGGAACCCCAACACGATCGGCGCGCTCCAGCGCGCGACCAACCACGACGATCCGGAGGCGTACGACGAGTTCGCCCGCCGGATCAACGACCAGAACGAACAGCTTCAGACGCTGCGCGGCCTGCTGGAGTTCCAGACCGACGAGCGCGAGTCGATCCCGATCGAAGAGGTTCAGCCGGTCGAGGAGATCACGCAGCGGTTTTTCAGCTCCTCGATGTCGTTTGGCTCGATCAGCCCGGAGGCTCACGAGACGCTGGCCGAAGGGATGAACCGCGTCGGCGGGTTCGCCTCGACGGGCGAGGGTGGCGAACCGACCGAGCGGTTCGGCACGGAACGCGAGTGTGCGGACAAACAGGTCGCCTCCGGCCGGTTCGGTGTCACGGCGAACTATCTCGCCAACGCCGAGCACATCGAGATCAAGATGGCTCAGGGCTCCAAGCCCGGCGAAGGCGGGCACCTCCCCGGCGAGAAGGTCAACGACCTCATCGCCGAAACCCGCTCGACGACGCCGGGCGTCCCGCTGATCAGCCCGCCACCACATCACGACATCTACTCCATCGAAGACCTCGCGCAGTTGATCCACGACCTCAAATGCTCGAACTCCGAGGCGGACGTCCACGTCAAACTCGTCAGCGAGGCGGGCGTGGGGATCATCGCGGCGGGCGTCGCGAAAGCCAACGCAGACGCCGTGCTCATCAGCGGGCATTCGGGCGGGACGGGAGCCTCCCCGAAGACCTCGATCAAAAACGCCGGCCTGCCCTGGGAGTTGGGCATCGCGGAGGCCAACAGCGTCCTGCTGGACAACGACCTCCGGTCGCGCATTCGCGTCCGGGTCGACGGCGGGATGAAGACGGGGCGTGACGTCGCCATCGCGGCCGCACTCGGCGCCGAGGAGTACGGGTTCGGGACCGCACCGCTGATCACGTGTGGCTGTGTCATGCTGCGGAAATGCCACTGTAACACCTGTTCGGTCGGCGTCGCGACCCAGGACCCCGAACTCCGGGACAAGTTCCCCGGCGACCCCGCGTTCGTCGCCCGATACATGCGCTTTATCGCCCAGGAAGTCCGGGAGATTCTGGCCGATCTGGGCGTCGAGAGCGTCGACGAGTTGATCGGGCGGACCGACCTGCTCGCCCAGAAGGCCGTCGATCACGACCGGGCAGACGGGATGGACCTGTCGGGACTGCTCGACCGGCCGGACAGTGAGGACGACCCCTACAAGACCCGCGAACAGAACCACAGCCTCGACGAGAAGTTCGATCACACCCTGATCGAGCAGGCCCGACCCGCCATCGAGGACGGCGAGTCGGTGCGCATCCACGAACGCATCGGCAACGAAGACCGCACCGTCGGGACGATGCTCAGCCACGCGGTCGCCGCCGCTCACGGAGAGGAGGGCCTGCCCGAGGATGCGATCCACCTCGATCTGACGGGGACTGGCGGCCAGTCGCTGGGCGCGTTCCTCGCAGCGGGCATCACGCTGGATCTCACCGGCGACGCCAACGACTACGCCGGCAAGGGCCTCTCCGGTGGCCGACTCGTCGTGCGCACACCCGACGACGCCAACTACGAGGCCCACCAGAACGTGGTCACGGGCAACGTCGCGCTGTACGGGGCAACCGACGGCGAGGCCTACTTCAACGGCGTCGCCGGCGAGCGGTTTGCCGTCCGCAATTCGGGCGTGAAGACCGTCGTCGAGGGCGTCGGTGATCACGGCTGTGAGTACATGACCGGCGGGATCGCCGTCGTCCTCGGTGAGACGGGCAAGAACTTCGGCGCAGGCATGTCCGGCGGCGAGGCCTACGTCTACGACGAATCTGGCGATTTCGAGGAGCGTGTCAACACTGAGATGGTCCACACCGAACCGCTCGACGATCGCGACCGGCGGATGGTCAAGCGTCTGATCGAAAATCACGTCCAGTACACCAAGAGTGATCGCGGCCAGGAGATCCTCGACCAGTGGGACGACCTCGCCCACCGGTTCGTGAAGGTGATGCCCGACGCGTACGCCTCGGTCATCCAGGATCGACTGGCCGAGGGCGAAGACATCCGGATCGACCCGCCCGTTCCCTCGCCCGGGATCACCCCGACGACCGACCAGCCCACGGGAGGTGACGACTGA